Proteins encoded within one genomic window of Bombina bombina isolate aBomBom1 chromosome 1, aBomBom1.pri, whole genome shotgun sequence:
- the LOC128643110 gene encoding C-reactive protein produces the protein MEKILLLLLLLVSGSEVMAYRAMDGKVFLFPEQTAYSYVRLMPQRNGRLDAFTVCLRFYTTLTRYYSLFSLSTRYKCNDLLLFGYPNPPRISLSVGNRDLYFDIEKEQGIEWRSICVSWQSSTGVVVLWINGKPYPRKVFQKGYRINARPIIMIGQDQDSYGGRFDAGQSFVGEIADVYMWDRVLSNQCISDFFNRKRINGNVISWRSLGWYAYGKVNRLQNLCPVNYYGSDIHK, from the coding sequence CTATGGATGGAAAAGTGTTCCTGTTTCCTGAACAGACAGCCTATTCTTATGTGCGACTGATGCCTCAAAGGAATGGTCGTTTGGATGCTTTTACAGTTTGTCTGAGATTCTACACTACTTTGACCCGCTATTATTCCTTGTTCTCATTGTCGACACGCTACAAATGTAATGATTTGCTCCTCTTCGGTTATCCTAACCCACCCAGAATTTCACTTAGTGTAGGTAACCGAGACCTCTACTTTGATATAGAAAAAGAACAAGGCATTGAATGGAGAAGTATCTGTGTGAGCTGGCAATCCTCCACTGGTGTGGTGGTGTTGTGGATCAATGGAAAGCCATATCCAAGGAAGGTCTTCCAAAAAGGCTACAGGATTAATGCAAGACCAATAATTATGATTGGACAAGATCAAGACTCGTATGGGGGAAGGTTTGATGCTGGACAATCCTTTGTTGGAGAGATTGCTGATGTCTATATGTGGGACAGGGTACTAAGCAATCAATGTATTAGTGATTTTTTTAACAGGAAAAGGATAAATGGAAATGTGATTAGCTGGAGATCCTTAGGGTGGTATGCTTATGGAAAAGTCAATCGCCTGCAAAATCTTTGTCCAGTTAATTATTATGGTTCTGATATACACAAGTGA